The window TTAGAGCTCTGGTCTCTTTTTGATTTCTTGATCCCTGGGTTTCTTGGCTCTGAGCAGGAGTTCAATCTTCGATATACGAAACCAATCTTGGCAAGTCGGGATGCAAAAAGTTCATCAAAGGAACAGGAAAATGGTAAAGTAGTTTTGCTATGCATTGCAATTTGTATTCATACAAAAATTACTCGTACAATAATGTCTTAATTGAATTGCAATATTATGccataaaaatacttttggtATATATCGGAAAGCAAAGAGTTTACATATAGTGCAATATTGTCTATATTAttctttattgtttattttttgatcgataacaaaacaaaaacaaacacatccataaaattttgcaatgtttgtACAGacttttgtatttgtattCTACTAGCCACATATTGACACATTTATATCCTAGTAGTCACCAAACAATAACTGCTGTAAAGTTTACATACGCCACGCAAAAAGcactttgctttaaaaaattttgttcactCGAGTTAATCTGTGTGATCTCAAATGccatgcaaaaaaaacaaaagccaatACAGTAGAAAACAAtgccaaataaaattaaaatgcacaGTGCCATATTTAATACTAAAACAACATAAACAGTTTAGCGCTCCACTGATTAcattttttcactttcatAGTTACTCTTGGGTAGTTTTATTTATCTGTCAACAGCTCCTTTGATGGAGTGGTCTGTGTGCTTGATATGTGCACTTGAAGTTGGCCTTGCTTGATGCTTACCTCATCATAGTCGACCATGTACAGCATGCTTTCATCATCATTATTATCTATTGCTATAAAGGGCCGGTGTGGTCTTCTCATCTGTGAAATCAGTGTTTCATTATGCTGTGCTAAAAAACTCTACCacaaaatctttaaaagtACCAGCTTTGGGTCAGAACACTAACCTTGTACCAAAAACACGACGAAACAAAGAGCACTAGTGCAAGCCCGATAACGGAACAAACAACAATCGCCATAATTTCTGCTGCTGTGAGTTGATCAGGTGTTAACTCATGACGGTCCTGACAACAGAAcattttcaatatatttttatcACGTTTCAGTTGTATCAAAGTAATTGTGCTTAGTGGATGTAATTGCAAAGATTTTCCAAGGGTTTTCAACATTGACAATTTCATGGAATCGGTCCATGACAAAATGGTTCAAGTCTTTGCACACTTCATTTTAAGCAATTTACAACGACTCCAACcagattttattaaatatttcacCTACATCATCATCTCCAGAACCTTGGTTTGTAGAGTCTTCAAATCTTTTGTCTCTAATTAACATGTCACTGTCCATTATTTCTCGTAGCTGTACATGatagttttcaaaatcttGCTGTCCAGAAACTATGATAGTCCCAATTACCATAATTAAGATAGTAACTGTGTTCATATTTGCTATTTATGGACTTGGACAcctttgtttaaataaataagctctttatttctgtaaaataacagcattattTCTGTTTTGCTCACagatatttaatatttattgaaGTTTAATTCCTATctttttttacaactttattcATGACATTTCTCAATTCTTCTTAACCATTGCATCACCACATCACTGTGTGCATCTAACTTGAACATTTGTTGTATGATTGCATAATGTACTTTCCGTGTGTGATCGTATTTGGTACTATTAATAAGTAACAGTTTGTTTGCTGGAACACACGATTATAAATGAAGTTTGAGTCAAGTGACTTCAAACCAATAAAACACCATCGACTGCCTCAATGCGTTAATATCAACCTCAAATATTATGATTATAAAATGTCTTTCTGTCTTTGTTGCAAACAAGGAAAGCTTTTTACTGTACGACTAGGAAAGAGACACagctgtaaaaataaaacaaattttatttccatttCAAGGCTTTAGTTTACCAAAAGTAGAAATTTATTGCGATGTTTCATCTTTCTGTTacaatatttacttatgaCAAGTTTATAAATTACAGATTTATCATACTTTCTGAAGttgtataaataaattttcaagtgCAAAACCGCATGGtacataaaataacaattgcAATTGGGAA of the Clavelina lepadiformis chromosome 7, kaClaLepa1.1, whole genome shotgun sequence genome contains:
- the LOC143464603 gene encoding uncharacterized protein LOC143464603, which translates into the protein MNTVTILIMVIGTIIVSGQQDFENYHVQLREIMDSDMLIRDKRFEDSTNQGSGDDDDRHELTPDQLTAAEIMAIVVCSVIGLALVLFVSSCFWYKMRRPHRPFIAIDNNDDESMLYMVDYDEVSIKQGQLQVHISSTQTTPSKELLTDK